The Tigriopus californicus strain San Diego chromosome 10, Tcal_SD_v2.1, whole genome shotgun sequence region ATCGAAGTCAATACATTCCTTCCACTATTTGAGCAACTTGCCACACATTCTTTGTCgagattattaaaaatatgTAAGAAGTTAGTACACGGACCAGCTTTAGCGGTTGAAATAAGACATATCAATTCTAATCACTAGCCTCTCTGCCCAATTTAGGAATGATTCTCTACATATCCCTGAGAAGATGGTGATCAAGACAAACACTAAATTCTTTCCCCTAAAACCTAAAGTTTGGGAGCTCGGGAGAccgggaaagaaaaaaaatgaaagcgaATCCTGACACGTGCAAACTAATTTCAAGAGCCCAAAATATCGCTTGCATCTTCGAAATATGCTCATGTACGTATGCCTGCCGAGACCCCGAGACCCCGAGACTCCGAAGATTGACAAGCACTCGTTGCCTTTCTTAATCGATCCACTTGCCCTAGAATATTCATCATCACTCACTCTCACCTGACGTTCCACGAGTTCCTTCTCTCTGCCAAATACGGCACAAAGATCTCTCATGGTGGCTGAATGAAGGAACCTTTTGCCCATTTCCGAGTCTTGTTCACTGCCTAGGATCTGCTGAACCGTGTACTTGACAATGACAAACGTGTAATCATAGTGAATAGCATAATCAAGGTACTTGTGCACAACCTGGAACAACGAGGATAATGTCTTGGAATACTATATTATGTATATTACACGAAAACTTTGGACACGTTTccgctgatttttttttaagatcatTAATTcgcattcattttttataagGCTTTTCACTTCAAACAGGTGTTATTTGGAGGAAGAATCGTTGACATAGATTGATCGCACactttctgcaattttttttaaacgtcGGTGCAGATGTTCAAAGAACTCTTTGCAACTCCAAGCCCTGAATTGGGTCGAATAGCATGTTACCATCATTATGGGTACTTTTTTGACATCAGGATGTCAAGGGAACCAAGAACTTCTTGACGAAAAAAGACCTATAATATACTTGAAAAACGTACATTGCctacaattttgaaaaccatcCATGGCTTAGTTATtgacaagttttcaaattgtgaCCGGATTTTTAGTCGATTTTGAAATATGCTAAGTAACAACTCATCGATCAACGATCAGTTTTCAAAATGAGTAATTTCATAGAGAGACCAATTCGCTTGTTGATATGTAATCAATTCCTTCGGCATCAAAAAGTACCCAATGAACATTTACGTAATAGAGACttgtaaagtaccggatcggatttcagctggGTGAgttagtcaggctgcgccacaatcgtggcaagaactaccatgatttaaacacatccagtgcttccgaattgtcattgacaaaattgttcgccgtcttaggaaatcgttcgacaattattttgaactaTTTAAGTCTAAAACCACTTGATAAAGAAGTcattacatggcaagtgacaaaaacatgcagaaATACGAGAAcaatatttggtgccaacattttgttaTCAGTAAGAAACAtggtgacactttcttcatggtagaaccagatggcgcactagtatgaaatcccaaagcttttcACTTCTCTATAGGACCCAatgaatggtttggaggaTAAAGCAAGTTTTAATCATTAAAAGGACTGGTTTAGACCTACCTCCATAACGGGCGCCTTGCCCTCTGGCCTGAACACGGACGGGTTCCATTCGGCCGCTCTGGCCACCATCACACTGGCCGCACCGGTTTCTTTCCAGAAGGCCTTTATGCCGTCGTAGGTGTTGTCCGAGCTGTTGCGATTGTTGCTTGAGCCGCCATTGGCGATCACGGGGATGGCAGCCTGCTTCACAATCGCCTGAATAGCGTCCGTGTGCACGGCGTGATTGGGCCGTTCGTCTTTGGTGCGGCCATGGACCGCAAACGCCCTCACACCCGTCGATTCGATGACCTAGATAGAAAAATATgtgtttttcaagtttgaaatgtttgatatCGGATACAATTTGATTTCTTATGTTTTGAAAGGAAGATCGTTGGACTTGAACGAACGGTTGGACATGAGAAACCCAGGTCAAAAATTTGTAGATAAACACAGATAAACAAAATTGCACCAAAAGCAACCagaatttgggcaaaaaaattgcacatAAACTTGCCAAAAGGCACTATTTGAGAGAGCTCAGAAGGTCTACAAAGGTTCATTTGGCTATCATAGCAGATGGGCTGCAAATGAAAAGGCTATATCACGAAGAATGGATATTTTAATCGCGAAAGGTTAAAAGTTAATCGGAAGGTACgacaaccaacaattgaaataaataCAGAATGCAGTTAtgaaggaacattttttgtgtaAGGACAAAAATAGATCAtgcatgattttgattttggtttctCGTCGGTACTGCGGACCCCATTagatattttgtttcaaaataaagtAAACTCTAGCTCTGACCTAATGGAGTTTTGAAATCTCATATTTGTAACCTTTCTTTGTCACAAAATGAGGGATAAACTGGTCAAAAGgtaagaaatgaattttttttcggACACTGCTAGACCCAAGAAATAGCCTTTTAGTATTTTTGTGAAGGTCAGTGAACATCAGTGTGTTTAAAGGTTAAAAGGAGAAGGAATATGTACAACTGAAACAATTTCGTTTGAAActttaaaaacactttttttaaaaattgttatcaattacagcaaaattcaaagtttCCGTCTGACATaaagaattgcaaaattaTCTTAGGATTTGCtgatgaaattgcaaaatttgcaaatcaaaaaaagtgaCAACCGATATATCTTGTCTAGCTTTGCATTTAATAGTATCTGAgccaccaacgaattaaatTTGACACACCGGGCTAGCTTTTGAATGTAGctttgatcaggaattttagtcaaaaaaatgttcaagtctgacttaaaggatgctCCAGGATCAACACCCACTTATTCCCttcgaatatttgagggatgCGAATGTTGCAATGAAGTAGCACAAGAAAGAAGATCTTATTGGGTTTCTCgtgggcttgaaggtgctctcaaaacgcacgtgaAGCCTCTCCGATCACTATAATTACCCCTTAAACCTGGGTAGGGAAAAGGCTTaagaaagcttttgaaacctttcgtaccttctctgaatactgtacattcCCAACCACTTTTACTTTTTATGCCACCTTCGATCCTACAAATGCTGGTCGGACCTATATTTAAGGGTCTGAGTGCAAGTAGATTGTTTACGTCCCTTGTCAGTGGAACGTACATTAGGATCTTGCTCTACCACTCGAATGCTATATTTTTAGATCCAACATCCACATATGAGGAAACGACTCAATCCATCTCCAACGAcgtaaaatcaagtaaaatattCGTAATTTGATATGGAGTCGAGGTCTAACCAAAAAAACGTGTTCAATGCATCCAAGTGTCTGAATGCGGCCAAGTGCAACAAGATCCCGGTTCATCTGCAGCCTTAAGGTCAAgggtctttttttttggaccCACAATAATGTTGTGCGTACAAATTCGGGTCCAGTTATTTTGCTTTGCCGTAGGTCTCTAGTACTTTCCCAGCCTGAAAGGCAGCCAAACTTTCAGAAAGAGCATGAGTACTAACTAGATCAGCCTTGCACCAAGTTTCTTTTTCCGCCTTGCTTTGTCAGTGCTTCAAACTCGTCTAGGTATCTAACTCCTAAATGTGATTTACGAGCGACGTGAACCGGTGTGTTCACTTGCGAGGGAAGCCTTTCTTGTGGGTTTTCCTGGTTGCTCTTATATTAGTATACATACGTATGTTGAAGGCTGTCATTGTTGTAGTCGGAGCTAAATTTATGCTTCTACTTGCTCTTGGGTTCTTCGGAGGAAGCCACAAAAGGCACGCTTTCAAGTTAACTTAATGTCTTTGAAGATGCTTTCTGACGGATGTCGATCGGGCTCAATCGATTCGGTCAATCAAACAGGCTTTATTTTCTTAGTGGCCTGAATGACATTCGGCTTGAGTGCCAATTCGATTGTTCGATTGAAAGTAACAAGAATGACGAGGgaaaatgtggttggatacatttttcattgagttATGGTCTGTATGTTTTCATTAATTTACAACATAACAGCATTTGAATATCTCTCTCCAAAACATTAcgaatacattttcaattgaatatttATTTAAGACAAGTATATTTAAAATGCACGAAGTATTCCAGGTttggaaaattcaaataaacCATCAATGGGAACGAACACGTTTCCAAAATGGTTCGGAGTTATGCTCTTGAGAATCGTTACATATAACCTGTGGCTCAATCCCTGAGGAATCAGCAAATGTGGGCGTttaaatcatgaaatcatgtTGATACTAACTTCTTCCCCAATGATCAACGGACTATCTATCTTGTTTTACATTTTATCAAGTAAAAGCATTTCTTTAGACAATCAACTTTAGACAAACGTGGTCATCAGTGATAACTACTTGATTAACGGACATAAGTTTATAAAAGTTATCTGTTTTTGGTTAAACATTCCTATCCCGACCTAttttacttgttttttttttaaaatgaatgtTCTGTCATCATAGTTCTTAGACCTAAACTTGGTCCACTTTATGTCTATGTAATCCATGTTTGGTCATTGCTCTATAAAACCGTTAGATTGGCGACAATTCGCGTTAGTGTCATCCCAAATTGCAAATCAACATACTTTCCATCAAACACTTCTTCACGAGCAACAATTAAAACGCAAGTCATCCTCGTACCACTTGTGATTTAGGACCAAATCTACAAGCCCACActcttctttatttctttctttccgtcTTTCTTTCAAGACAATCAAATAAACACATAACAATATACCTTACCACGAGAGCGTAATCTGTTGTACGGGTTCACTGATCTTTTGATGCTCCTGCTCTTCCTCTTTAGAATGCAATCAAACCCTAATCTTCCGAAACTAAGCAAAGACGCACGTGATTTCACGCCCCAATTGCTCATCTCACAAAGCCCCCTGAAAACATCTCGCAGAAGGCTGGATCCTTTCTCACTTCCTTACCTTGACAATCTCCATGGTCTTCTCGACAGTGTCCTTTATCCTGATTTTACACGTCACTGGAATGCTCACACTGGCCACCAAAGCCGTCAGAATGGCCTGGATCTTGTCGGGATGACTCAGTAAGGCCGCACCCATCCCACCTTTCAAGGAGAAGGCCTTGGGACAGCCCATGTTAACATCGATCCCGTCCACGTCCCGTTCCACCATCTGGGCCACCTGGACCGCTCGTTGGGGGTCACTGGTGCCAATCTGGAGCACCAGATGACCTCGTTCCTTGGGACTNNNNNNNNNNNNNNNNNNNNNNNNNNNNNNNNNNNNNNNNNNNNNNNNNNNGGCCAAGGAGGACATAGGCAACATTTGGTCTAAGCACGCCGGTCAGCTCAGTTGAGTCAGCTGACCGTCAGTTATGGCTAGTGGTGTGGAAGATGCGCCGGTGGACGCCCTGGGCGCGGGGGATGGGCCTGAAGAGACGGCGGCGGCCGAAGCCGCAGCGGCCGCTGCGTACGCTGCCCTGACCACTTTGCGCTCCTCGCCACTAGCTCGGCGCGCTCTCGAGGAAATGAGTAGCGGAGAGTGGCAAGCGGCGGTTGAGAGCCTGAAACGATTGGCGGCCGAGGCCACCATGGAAGACCCGTGTTTGTTGCTCAATTGGTGTGTGGCTAAGTTTAGGGCCGGCCTGCTCACCTTGCCCACCTTCTACCAGACCCTGATCAACTTGTATCAATCGGTTTGTAAATCGGGTAAGGACACCATGAGTCAGTCATGTTTGCGGCGCAGCGTTGAACATTAATTGGAGGGTTGGCTTGATTTTAGCGGATTATGAAGTGAGCGACCATGTGCCGTTGTTGTATAACTTGGCTTGGGCCGCCCTTCATGTGCGGAAGCCTTATTTGGCCTATCGACTCTTGGATCAGGTAAGTGGGCCGGACCTTCTTGATTGGGGCCCAAGGTTTCTGTAGGTTGACCTGTCGAATGTTTTGCCCTTTAGATATTTCGTTGTATGCGCGAGAGCTCGCCCGCCACGCCCACCAAACTCCAGGAGGAACAACTGAATAAAAATGTGGTCCCACTACTATTGATCGTGCTGCAGATGTGTCGCATTCCCAGTTTGATCCAAAACATCCTGGCTCAAATTCCTGAACCGGATTCTCCTGTTCGTAGCAAACTGGCGCCTTTGGCTTTGGAATCTCATCATCGAATGCTAGCCAAGGCCTCAGCTTTGGTCTTCACACGCCAGAACAAGACCTTCAAACGAGATCTGAAACCCAATTGCATCGAGAGCGGGCCCAATGCCGATAGCTTTGAATTCCTCAGAGCCAATATTGAATATCTTCGGGTGAGGCACTCTTCTTGGATAACCGGTTCACGGGTAAACGGATTCTGATTGTCTCTCTTCTTTCGGTGCAAATTTTAGGGCAATCAAAGAAAGGCTCAGAAGTTGTTATCCAACATCGAATCGAAAGGACCCCTCTCACCACGGCTTTTGCCGGTCTTCCAAAACAATATGGGCTGTGTCTACCTCATGAACGGGAATCCGTGCTCGGCCGCTTTGGCCTTCCGCAATGCTTACACCACACTCACCAATGACTTGCCGCAGATCGAAAAAGAGTTCCCTCACGATTCCCTGCTCGTGGACAAACGCCTGGAGATCCTCTACAATTGGGGCCTGTCTTGTCTTTTCCGTGGTGACTATGGGCGGGCCATGAGCAGTTTTAAGGCAACTGCGCCGGTCATGGACAAGAGTCCTCACTACCATCTGCGAGTGGCCGAGTGTATTATTGCTGCTAATGCTCCGCGTTCATCtcactttgaaatgatgaaaggCCGTGGTGGGGGTCATCCGGCTTTGGAACGCCCGGAATGGGAGGAGCCCCTAGTAGATCGAGGGGTCAACCTGAATGTCCTGGGTCCAATGTTCCACGAGACTTTTATCTTGGAAAATGTTCCCGGATCTGAGGGTCATGCTCAAAAGAAGGAATTGGAAGTAAGCTATCCACAATTCAATTGGAACTATGCTGAAGCCCGTGCCAATTTGTACGAGGCCATGGCTTGTCTGGACGACTATCAATCGTCGCCAGTGAAGTCGGTCTTCAAGGGCGGACCCATCACCTCTCGCCATCAAATCCTCCGGGCTCATATTCTGGCCAAGCAGTGCTACGTGGACTTGCAATTGGAAGATCCCTACAACTGTCTTGATCGAGCCAATCAGTTATTCGAATTGTCCTCGGCCTTGTCCCCGGCCTTGAAGACGGTTGGGCGGCTATATCTGGCTCAAAGTAAGGCCATGATGGGGAACCTCGATGGTGCCTTCGCCGATCTTGAGCCGGAAAAGGCCATGCGCGAAGTCGTGAAAAGTGACGACGACAACCCATCCGACAAGGACAAGGTGGCAGCCCAATCCGAGGTCGGACCTTTGAAGGTCATGTTCGAATACAATTTGATGGTCGCCTGGCTACGAAAGGaagactttgccaaggccgaGACCTTGATCGACCGTCATCTTCATTGGAAGGCCAAAAACAGCCATAAAGTGCAGTTGTTAGGCCCGCAGTGGGTCATGGCCAAGGCCTTTGTCTTGTTAAAGCAAGGCCAAAAGGCCAAATGTCGGGAGTTCATCTTCAAACATTGTAACGTCTCGTCGAGCTTGTTGTGTTGCGAACTTGCCGCTGCCAACAACGCCAAGAAGTGAACCTGAATCCAGCCAGCCAGCAGGCCGGCCacataataataacaacaacaacaacaaccacaacaacaaaaaggttgattaaatgaatgaatgaacggtCATTTGAGGAATACATTGGGACAAACGTGTTTATTCTGCTTTAGTGAACAAGATTCCCTCGGCCAAtggcttcattttcaaaccctCTAGGATGTAGATCATTTCGTCCACCGTGGCTCCTTCAGCCTCAATTTCGATCCATTGCTTGAACAACTTCAGGCATCGATCTGAAACAAGAGGTTTTCCAAAGGTATCACGAACTGAGATAGAGTCTCTTGTCTCTCACGCTTGGTCAAATCCGTTCCACGTACCTTTGTCTTCGCCGTCCTCTTGACCGATCTTGGCCACGGCCTCATCAGCCACGCCCAACTTGGGGGCCATCTTCTTCCAGTACTTGCCCACTTTGACCGCTAGTTTCTCCAACATTGTCTCGGTACAAAGGTCGGGCCCCACTTTGCCCCCGGTTCCGTTATtctcgtcgtcatcgtcgccAGTGACGCCTTTGGAGTCGTTGGGCGGATCGACCTCGTCCGCACGTTTGGTCAGTGGGTTGGGAGCAACTGCATTGGGATTGTCTTTGAGGTTGGCCGTTGAGGGTGCGCCATTCGATTGAGATCCGCCCATTTTGCCCAGCATCTGCTGGAGGTAGTCGGGGAGCCTAGCGATTGGATTGTTGCCGTGGGTGAAGAAATGCGGACTCTTCTTGGCCAACAAACGGAGGGCACGCCAACCCCAGGATCCGTCATTCACTTTCCTGGAAAGAGCGAACGAACGTGCGCCATTCCCTTATCTGATTTGTCCATAAGCGAAAAACGCCTTTCTAACAAAGGGCCTCTTCGTTGACTGATCTGATTATGATTTCATCGAGTTAGGTTTCGCTAACTGGATTAGACAGTCTGATTCAATGCTTTGCCcagaaatgtttttcattcCATAGAACAGACGATTGTATAAGATGCAGTGCTCTGTCTGTGctgaacattgatttttgtaaCAGGAATCGAATGGTAGGGATATGTATTGTACAATATCTTTGAAGCACTGACATATGGACGGAGACGCCAGCTGGGTTCGAGAATTAACCTATCGGAATCGAGTCATTATCTGAATTGCTATAGGCTGGATGGATTCCTGGAACCGGTCgtctcgtctcctctcgtctcacacGTCTGaccaaaaagccttatcaagtagtgagagaaatacgcaaaTCCATCTGAACTGTCTTCTACCTGGCAAAATCCAtaagaagtaattttgacgtgattgattttttgaattctggctcaaatctAACGCTCACAAGGCTACTAGTTAAAAATATctgtttggatatttctgttacACTTTAAAAAGGCTTTTGTGAGCTTCTGTGGCAGAGAAGGGTTATGCTGATCATCGAAGATTCCACCTAAAGTTACGTATCTAGAATAAATTACAATTCGATCGAACGGCTGGCTCAAAAGAGAGTCGCTGCATCATTGTGAGAAGAATGAACTGCCCTCTTGAAGCAATCATTCATTGGTCTCATAGGTACTtggctttgagagggcattaCTTTTAATTCAATGATTCGATTGATCTGATTTTGTAAATGCATCATAGCAGTATCAAGGGACCTTGCTCActtaaaaaaagtattcaattcattgactcgaataTTAGTGTCCTCGTTCAAAATCGTCAAGTTCATGACTGATCACACCTTTTCCGTGACAATAAATCTTCAAAGGATTGAGCTACTATGAGTCACTTTTTCTTGCACTATCTCCTACTAAATACGAGAACATCAGTTCCATCCATTGACCATCGTTACTCGATCTTACTTGTAATCCTCTTCCACCTGATTCTCGGGCTTCAGTTGCTCCAAGGCCTCCTCGAAGTACTCCTCCAGACCCGGGAGGAAGTCCCTCTCCGAAGCAGCACAAGCATCCAAATTGTCGGGATAGAGATTCCACAGATCAGTCAGGTTCTTGTTGCCCATGATAAAACGCTTGGCCGCAGTCGCTTGGCAAATCTCGCGTCCCAATTGCCGTTTCCTGTGGGGTCGCTTGAGGCCACCATTGGATTCTGCACAAGACATAACTGCAATCATCATTCTAACAAAGGCCAGTGAGTGAGCTTCTTGGACTTACGGCCGTTTTCCTTGGTGGTGTCCTCGCGAAACGATTTGCAGCCTTCGTTTTTCCAAGCATTCCACTGCTTGCCTCTGTTCAGGATGTGTTGAATGGATTTGGCGAAGGCGTGTCCTTCTGGGGGCGTTTCGCGCATCAACGTGTAGATCCGGGACGTGGAGTTCTGAACCCAACGCGTTTGCTCATCACTCAGAACATCCGTATCACTGAGAAAATGGGCAAGTTATGGTTTAGGATGCTTCAAACATCACCTTCATCTCTTGCTTGAGGTACTATAGAGTTCACCTTTTGAATTTGACCGTGGATTGGAGGTATTGGAACAAGATCAGGAATTGGATGAGGATGTAGCGACGGAAGTTCGAGTCGCTCAATTGGAGTTGAAGCAGGTTTTGATTGGTCAAATACTTGGCGAAATACTGTTCATCCACTTTATCGATGGCGTTCTCGTGCTTCCTCTTCCCGGACACGGCATCCAATTTGAAGCTTTGAAACGTGCTCAACACGTCGTTGGCATACTAAGCAATCAACCATAAATGAGGTCCCAAAAAATCAACGAGTCATTCATTGGGTGTTGTCCAAACCACTTACTGTTGAAAaggttttccatttgagcTTTTCATagcattggattggattgcGGAAAAAGTCCTGGAGTTGCCAGAACTTGCGGTAGAGCGCGTAATCGATGTTCAAACTGCAAGAAAGCATGAATATTCATAGACAGCCCTAAATTAGCCCACAACCAACAACCAGCGTATCCTTTCCCCGGTTCCAATCTTACTTCTTCCCATCCTCTTCAATGACCACGGAATCTTCTCGCCGAGCATCGAACTCTTCCGAGCTTTCGCTGAAAACGGTCACGTTGTCGAGGTTGAATTCCGAGATCACATTCAGTCCGGAGCGATCTGAGAACGGGAAGAACTTGGCCAGAAACACCAGGATCCGCCCACAAAATGCCGTATTCTGGGTTCGCGAGAGACGCCTCAGCATGTCTAGTACAcaaaacaaaagccaaaaaaattaaaagccCAAGAGCCGTTTAATAGTTCGAATAAatcaggatttaagtcagacttggataagtttttgactaaaattccggatcaaccttatattcaaggattagccagatcagccaactccaattcgttggtcgatcaaataatatatataaataaaagtcaagtaaaataaataatcttctcgtcttgaactgctgggattccaatcccggtagcggtaaggaagtccgcaaaaaataaataaataaaaaggaaAGTGTCCTCAAACTGCAACAACAATTTGATATTCATGTACTCTTCTTTTTAtaacaaaataatttttcagTAGTTCAGTTGTAAGGCAAAGATAGGGCATGAAAAATGGTACTTCAAAGCCCAACGAACCAtcattttcgacatttttgttggcaattGGGTCAAGTTCTAATCAATCAACGTTTATCTACGCCGTTCAAAAACTCTATTGGATCTGCTACATCTTAGCTTTTGGCGAGAAGTTGACCCCCGTGCTTACCGTTGCAAATCCGCAAGAGGTTGTTCTTGATCACGGGAAAGAATCGCGCCTCCCGCCAAATCTTGACATTATCCTCGACACAACCAAAGAGGGCGTGGCAATGCTCCAAGGTGAGCAAGTCAAACACATCGGAGAGCACCACAATGGGAACGGTGGGCGCACACAAATCCAAACGCGCCGCTGAAATGAATCACCCGCCCGGGGACTCGGTACAAATCAAGGGTAACAGTTCATCCCCTTGAGCTTACTTACCCACTATGGCCAAATCCACCAATTTCTGGCATTGGCTCAAATCCGGCTCGGATGCGGGATTGATCACGTGTTGAGTGAGCGTCTGTCGGAAGGCCGAATCCAAACACATCCGCTTCAGCTCACCATCCCTACCCAAGAAGGTATTCATGTATTAGTATGCATCCTGGAAAGTCTGGAGGCCAGGGATCCTCTTCGAGGCCAGAACGGCCACATTGAGATAGTAATTTGTTCGATTCATGGGTTGGTCAATAAAAGGAATACAGTTACTTTGGTGCAAAAGTAGTCATTCGTTACACAACATATTACTCGAAAAAACTTGTAATGgtgttactcgttacaattacttttactgaCAACATATTACTCGAAAAAACTTGTAATGgtgttactcgttacaattacttttactgaACTTTTAGATCACCAATACTTTATAGTTTAccccatccagaccattcttCAGGCTTAATGCCTTGAGGAGTCGACATTGGGaaaatgtcgcaaaagtcatgatggaaaaacagaaGTAGTCCTTTTTGAAGGCGGTAAATCTACTTTGTAAGAGGTGTATCTcttaagtgaagtgaagtgaggagaaggaggctttggaaatctGATGCATCCTATTCAAGCACTGAATCAGATCTTCAGTCTAAAGGAACTTGATAGAGAAGATGTAAAccataaagtagcaaatggaATTTCAGGTTAAAAGTCAAcaacaccctcagagtagttaagagccagcacaattttcagccctggctttctttgatcaaaatgtgctggatggaattagcaaaaaaatggcaatttctctTGAGCCTGAAGGTTCCTCAGCAGTCACGAGctaaacgaaaaattgaacTCCATTCTggatgctgaaaaaggaacgagtaacgagtaattcttgtagatcttgggtcgttacaatgacacaattttaaaatgtaacggatctactttttcctttttcgaatGAAAGGCACGAATCACTATCATTTCTTGACTAATGCCCTGGAGTTGGCGCCCTCATATTTGGAATGCGCGGGGTTTGAGGCTtatttatcatcatcatcatcatcatcatcatcatcatcgtgtCAGGTTCAACAAACGGATAACATCTCTCTAATGTCACTACTCTCACCCTTGGATTTTGTCGTGGCCGGCCTTGAGTTGGGCTTCAGACTCGGCCGTGGATGGCGTGGACTGACTTAAGGCCGTCACCAGAAGCGTCTGGAAATAAAAAGCATCTCCAAATTAGTCATGATTGAAGGGCCCCAGTGAACATGGGTCGGTCGATCCGGATTTCCGACCTGAAACTGCTTGGTGAGAGCCGCAGATTGGGATGGAATGGGCGCCATATTACGGCACACACTATTACGGACCAGGAGTCTGAGACGCGTGGCCCGATTGTAGATCCCGGATCCCTAGGGTGGTGGTTGGGTTGAGGGCTTCTCTGTCGGTGGG contains the following coding sequences:
- the LOC131888991 gene encoding tRNA-dihydrouridine(20) synthase [NAD(P)+]-like (The sequence of the model RefSeq protein was modified relative to this genomic sequence to represent the inferred CDS: added 252 bases not found in genome assembly) — its product is MNGVSAHESRPPPQLDYVGRLILAPMVKIGTLPMRLLALDYGADLVYTEEIIDFRLLRSQRIDNQVLRTVDYVDRTDDTLVLRISPKERGHLVLQIGTSDPQRAVQVAQMVERDVDGIDVNMGCPKAFSLKGGMGAALLSHPDKIQAILTALVASVSIPVTCKIRIKDTVEKTMEIVKVIESTGVRAFAVHGRTKDERPNHAVHTDAIQAIVKQAAIPVIANGGSSNNRNSSDNTYDGIKAFWKETGAASVMVARAAEWNPSVFRPEGKAPVMEVVHKYLDYAIHYDYTFVIVKYTVQQILGSEQDSEMGKRFLHSATMRDLCAVFGREKELVERQDWIRQKSNDLDITSTTFRFCRDAKILPKKRKLSEPEIHEYRAKFQSLDNQEKRECSKSDTNQVDTEETDEVTSMFCPFVRNHYRDTGDIPKCLLLTWTLENALEKPQYVTERTDKTFRSVVRVNGRLFESESWEKNKKYAEQASAIVALHCLGIRSVNPEHLKNPNKS
- the LOC131888052 gene encoding CCR4-NOT transcription complex subunit 10-like; amino-acid sequence: MASGVEDAPVDALGAGDGPEETAAAEAAAAAAYAALTTLRSSPLARRALEEMSSGEWQAAVESLKRLAAEATMEDPCLLLNWCVAKFRAGLLTLPTFYQTLINLYQSVCKSADYEVSDHVPLLYNLAWAALHVRKPYLAYRLLDQIFRCMRESSPATPTKLQEEQLNKNVVPLLLIVLQMCRIPSLIQNILAQIPEPDSPVRSKLAPLALESHHRMLAKASALVFTRQNKTFKRDLKPNCIESGPNADSFEFLRANIEYLRGNQRKAQKLLSNIESKGPLSPRLLPVFQNNMGCVYLMNGNPCSAALAFRNAYTTLTNDLPQIEKEFPHDSLLVDKRLEILYNWGLSCLFRGDYGRAMSSFKATAPVMDKSPHYHLRVAECIIAANAPRSSHFEMMKGRGGGHPALERPEWEEPLVDRGVNLNVLGPMFHETFILENVPGSEGHAQKKELEVSYPQFNWNYAEARANLYEAMACLDDYQSSPVKSVFKGGPITSRHQILRAHILAKQCYVDLQLEDPYNCLDRANQLFELSSALSPALKTVGRLYLAQSKAMMGNLDGAFADLEPEKAMREVVKSDDDNPSDKDKVAAQSEVGPLKVMFEYNLMVAWLRKEDFAKAETLIDRHLHWKAKNSHKVQLLGPQWVMAKAFVLLKQGQKAKCREFIFKHCNVSSSLLCCELAAANNAKK
- the LOC131888054 gene encoding THO complex subunit 1-like, producing the protein MAPIPSQSAALTKQFQTLLVTALSQSTPSTAESEAQLKAGHDKIQGDGELKRMCLDSAFRQTLTQHVINPASEPDLSQCQKLVDLAIVAARLDLCAPTVPIVVLSDVFDLLTLEHCHALFGCVEDNVKIWREARFFPVIKNNLLRICNDMLRRLSRTQNTAFCGRILVFLAKFFPFSDRSGLNVISEFNLDNVTVFSESSEEFDARREDSVVIEEDGKNLNIDYALYRKFWQLQDFFRNPIQCYEKLKWKTFSTYANDVLSTFQSFKLDAVSGKRKHENAIDKVDEQYFAKYLTNQNLLQLQLSDSNFRRYILIQFLILFQYLQSTVKFKSDTDVLSDEQTRWVQNSTSRIYTLMRETPPEGHAFAKSIQHILNRGKQWNAWKNEGCKSFREDTTKENGQSNGGLKRPHRKRQLGREICQATAAKRFIMGNKNLTDLWNLYPDNLDACAASERDFLPGLEEYFEEALEQLKPENQVEEDYKKVNDGSWGWRALRLLAKKSPHFFTHGNNPIARLPDYLQQMLGKMGGSQSNGAPSTANLKDNPNAVAPNPLTKRADEVDPPNDSKGVTGDDDDENNGTGGKVGPDLCTETMLEKLAVKVGKYWKKMAPKLGVADEAVAKIGQEDGEDKDRCLKLFKQWIEIEAEGATVDEMIYILEGLKMKPLAEGILFTKAE